Below is a genomic region from Actinoallomurus bryophytorum.
AGAGAAAGCCGTCGTGCGGAGGTGTCGACCTTGACCGTGTAGGGGCTCTTGGCCTTCTGCACCTTGTCGCTGGCGATCCAGCCGGTAGAGCCGTTCGGGCGGCTGGGCAGCAGCACCCGGTCCCAGCCCGGTTTGGTCTCCACGACCGGAACCCAGGTGGGGCCGCCCAGCTCCTTGGCGGGCAGCGTCGCGACGGGCGGACCGCCGGGGGTCGCGGAGACGGGCAGCGCCGTGGTCGGGTGCGCCACGGTGCCGTCGGCGCCCGCGCCACTGTCCTTGGCGATGTTCTTGAGGGTCGCGAACGTCGTCGCCTGCGGCAGCTTTCCTGCAGCCGGCGCCCCGCCGGACGACGATGCCGGGTGGTCCTTGCTCTTTCCACCACAGCCCGTCACGAGTAGCGCGATGGCCGCCGCACCGGCTGCCATCACCGTCAAACTGCGCGAGCCACCGACCGGCGAATGCGACGGAACCGAACGGCCGAGGCGAGCCCGCGGGAGGCGATTGCTCACGGAAACTCCAAAGATCACGGTATTTGAAACCTGTGGGATGAGGGGGCCTCACGAGACCCAATGTCTCGCAGGAGAGTCACATAACTACCACATGTAACGATGCCCCGCAGGCGGAGTGAGATAAGAAGCCGCGACCCCAGTCGGTCTATGCCTGACTTATGAATAAGTGTCCGATTACTAGCCCCACCGCCACTCGACGCGAGCCCCCGGGCCCGACCGCCGACCCGACGCCCCCGAACGCGAGCCGAGGGAGAGCCACCGCGCCGGGATCGCCGTACGTCGGAGGTTCCGTGATCGGTGCGATCCGGGTGAGTCCCTCCGCCATCCCGGTCGGCCGGCAGCCGCAGCGACGGATCCTTGGTAAGCAGACGCGGGCACGGGAGAGTCGGGCGCGGAAGGCGGGTGTCTCGACTCCCGTTGCGTCGCCCAACGGGCCAGGACACGCATCAGCTTCCAAAGCCCGACACTGCACTCACCTCACCTCGCGCGCGCCCGCACGACGATGCCTCCACTACCCGGACACGCGACTCCTCAGAGAGCTACCACCTCACCCATTCAGCGAGGCGACGCCAACCCGCTACGCCTGTGATCGGCCGGCGCTGCCGAGGGCCGAGTGGCAACTCCGCATATCGACACGATGGGCCAAGCCGTGCGCCACCGCTCTCAACCGGCGGAGCCCCTCACGCTGACACCATCGCGCTCACCTCGAGTAGCCAGATCTGCGCAAGTCCATCGGCCCCACGGCCGAATCAGTGGGCGTGAGCGCAGGCGCGGGCGCCGGGTGCCTTGGTGCTGGGCCGATGCGGAGCGCGAGTGTGGGGCGCGGGGTACCGGGCTTGGGGCCCGGAATGCGGCGTGGGCTGCCGGGTGCGGCGCAGAGTGCGGTGCAGGTGCAGGATGCCAAGTGCGGTGCGCGGGTGCAGGACCCGGCGCGGGTGCAGGGTATCGGGACGCGACACCCCTGGCTGCCGGTGCCGAGTGCGGGACGCGGGTGCGAGACCTGGGGGTTCGGGCACCGCCGGTTGCCAGTGCCGAGTGCGGAGCGCGAATGCACGACGCGGGTGCGCGACCCGACGCGGGGGCGCGCGGCACGGCGCACGGCACAGGCACCGCCGGTTACCGGCGCCGAGTGCGGGGCGCGGGTGCGGACCGAGAGCGCGGAGCGCGGGACTTGGGGCGCAAGATGCGAGGCGCGGCCGAGGGGTGAGACGCGGGCGCGAATGCCGGGTGACGGGTGATGGTGCCGAGTGCGAAGGGCGGGCAGCGGAGGGGGACCGCTAGGGTCTGTCCTCAAAGCCATATGAGCAGGGTGGCCAGGTCGATCATCCCTTGGTAGGACTGGGCGGTCTTGTCATAGCGGGTGGCGATGGCGCGGTACTGCTTGAGCCGGTTGAAGCAGCGTTCGACGACGTTGCGCCGGCGGTAGACGCGGGGGTCGAAGGCGGGTGGCCGGCCCCCTTGTGAGCCGCGGCGCCGACGGCCGGCTTGCTGGTCGACTCGTTCGGGGATGGTCGCAGCGATACCACGGCGGCGCAGGTAGGCGCGGATCGCGCGGGAGCTGTAACCCTTATCGGCGATCACCCGCACCGGACGCCGCCAAGGCCGCCCGGGCCGCTGCGCGGGGTGACGGCGGATGCAGATCCCGGCCATCACCTGCTCGAACATGGTGCAGTCATTGACGTTCCCGCCCGTCAGCACGACCGACAGGGGCCGACCGTGACCATCACAGGCAAGATGGATCTTTGTCGTGACACCGCCCCGGGACCGGCCGATAGCATGATCAACTGGTTCGGCCTGCCCGACCGGCGATTGTGCCCCCTGTGCGGCCGGCCGCCAGACGACGGGCTCCGGCGGCGTGCTGATGGGCCCGCACGATGGAGGAATCCACCGACACCTCCCGGTCCAGTTCATCGATCGCCTCGGCGATCACCTGCGCCTTAGAGACCAGCATCGTGAGCGTGCCGTTACGAGACCAGCGCCAAAACCGGTTGTAGACCGTCTTCCACGGCCCGTACCGCTCCGGCAGATCCCGCCAGGCCACCCCGGTCTTGGCCTTGAACAACATCCCATTGATCACCCGCCGGTCATCCACCCGCGGACGCCCAGCAGCACCCGAAACAGGCAGCAACGGCTCAATCACCTGCCACTGCTCATCACTCAACTCATGCCTACGCACCACAAACCAAGATCAAACCAGACCAACCCAGCCAGCTTTGAGGACACGCCCTAGGGCCTGTTTTGTGGATCTTGGTTGAGCCACAAGATGAGGCTGGCTATGGTCACCACACTCCGGTAATGAGCGGCGAGTTTTTCGTAGCGAGTGGCGAGTCCGCGGAAGCGTTTGAGGTGGCCGAAGCAGCGTTCGACGACGTTGCGGCGCCGGTAGGTCTCCTTGTCGAAGCCGCAGCGGCGCCAACCACGCCGGGCGCGGATGGCGAGTTGGTCACGGCGTTCGGGGATGGTGTGCGGGATCCGGCGGCGGCGCAGGTAGATGCGGATCTTGTTGGTGGAATAGCCCTTGTCGGCGATGAGGTGGGTCGGCCGGACGCGCGGCCGCCCCGCGTGGGTGCGGGGGATCCGGATCGCTTCGATGACCTGGATCAGGCGGGTGCAGTCGTTGATGTTGCCGCCCGTGATGACAAAGGACAGCGGCAGGCCGCGTCCGTCACAGGCCAGGTGGATCTTGGTGGTCAGCCCGCCGCGGGATCGTCCGAGCGCCCGGTCCGTTTGGTGATCTTGCTGCCCGTTCGTCCCGGCAGGGTCCCCTTTTTGCGGGCGCCTGCGGAATGCTGATGAGCGCGCACGATGGTGGAGTCCACGCACACACCCGTCATGTCCACCTCACCGATCGCATCATCGCGGATCTGGACGTGTTCGAGCAGGCGGTCCCAGGTCCCATCGGCTGACCAGCGGCGGAACCGTTGATAGACCGTCTGCCAGGGCCCGTAGCGTTCCGGGATGTCCCGCCAATCAGCGCCCGTGCGGATCTTCCACACGATCCCGTTGACCACCTGCCGGTGATCCCGCCACCGCCCGCCCTGACGCGGATGAGCAGGCAACAACGGCTCGATCCGCGCCCACGCGGCATCACTCAACTCATGACGACGCACCATGACACGCCATCAACCCACACTCACCGACCAAGATCCACAAAACACGCCCTAGGCCCGCGCCGCTCGTGCAGGTTGCGCACTCTTCTGCCGCCACGCTCATCCGAGGGACCGACGCGCGTGTCCTCCCCAGCCCGGCGATGCGGTCGGCGCAGCCCAGCGCGGGAGGGCCGAGGCCCCCGCGTGCCAGGGCCACGGATCGGCGCCGTGGGGGCGGCGTTCGAGTTCCGTCACCACTCTCATCCACTTGCGGGCGGGGCGTTCAGGGCGGCGGGGCCTTCATCGTCGGGGTCAGAGCCCTCCTCGGGCTCGCGCCGTCGCCCGGGTCAGGTCCCGTCTCCGCCGCGAATCGGTGGGCGTTGGCAGTTCGGGCGCATGTTCTGGAGTCCGGCGCCGCTCGTCCCATGCGGGCGCCGGCTGGTGTGCGGTGGTGGTGCCCGGACCGGTTCGGGGGGCGGTCCGGGCGGCGTCTCGTCAGCAGTCGACGAGTTCGGGTGACTGGTTGAGGATCTGTGCGCGGGTGGTGACGAAGTCCTCGTAGGCCGATCGTGCGTCAGGCCGGAACGCGGCGGCGCGGTGGCAGTTCTGGAATGCCAGGCGGACGTCGAAGTGTCGTTCTATCGCGGAGCGCATGGCGTCGCTGGCCATCATGCGCAGGAGCTGTCCGCGTGCCTGCTCGTCCGGTGGTGGGGTCTGGTTGTCGGCGAACTCCGCGTCGCCGGTCCTCAGGTCCTCGATCAGGCCGGTGACGACCTTCCACGCGTACGGCAGGGAGTCGCGGATGCAGTCGATGAACGCGGCGTCGTCGACGTCGCCGCGCTGGGCCTCCTGGACGAGTTGGGGGGACACGGTCAGCGACATGGGTTCTCCCGTCGGGTCGACCACGCTTTCGGTAACGGTTTTCATCTTCCATAAGGGGTGCAGAGAAATCAACCGCCTCCGTGTGTCCGTTCATGGCCGCGTTTCAACCGGTCAACGGCATAAACCGCCTTACGCGGCGACCGTTACCTCGGGACGCGCAAGACCGACCCCCGACCGACGCCGTGAGCGGACGCCGGGGACGCGCGCTACGAACTCCCGGCCATGAGTGACGCTCCCCCGAGAGCGAAGCCGGGATCGACCTGGGCCTCGAGGTCTTCGCCTACGGCGGCGTTCGCCCACGCTCGGGCGTTCTTCACGTGGAACTCGATCGCCTGCCGGGTGAACTTCTCCCAGTCCTTCGGCTGCGCGTCGACCTCGGTGCGGAGCGTCGCCAGCGCGGCACGGTCGTGTTCGTCCAGGTCCTCGATGTCGAACGGGCGGCCCTGCTCCAGGCCGCGCACCGCCGCCGACTGCCCCAGGCAGCACAGGAGCGCGTCGCCGACGTGCTCGCGCAGGAAGGCCACGTCGTCCAGGCCGTGCACCTTGTTTCCGACCACCCGGAGCACGACGTCGTAGTCCTTGGCGTATTCGACCCACTGGCGATAGACGGCGACGCCCTTGCGCGTGGGCTCGGCCACCAGGAACGTCAGGTCGAAGCGGGTGAACATGCCGGAGGCGAAGGACTCCGCGCCCGCCGTACAGTCGACGACGACGTAGTCCCCCGGGCCGTCGACGAGATGGTTGAGGTAGAGCTCGACCGCTCCGGTCTTGGAGTGATAGCAGGCCACGCCGAGATCCTCATCGGTGAACGGCCCGGTCGCCATCAGACTCGCCCCGGCCACGTCGACCGAGAGCCGAGAGTGGATGAAATCGTCGCCGCGCGGCCGCAGAAGCTTCGAGCCCGCGCCCGGTGGAGTCGTCTTCACCATCGCGCGCGGCGAGGAGATCCGCCGGTTGGCGCCGCGCAGGTACGTCTTGATCTCCAGCAGGTGCTCGCCCATGGCGGGGATCGCCGCCGCCTCGTCCTCGTCGAGGCCCAGCGCGACTCCGAGATGCTGGTTGATGTCGGCGTCGATGGCGACCACCGGCGCCTCGGCGGCCACCAGATGCCGGATGAACAGGGACGACAGCGTGGTCTTCCCGCTGCCGCCTTTGCCGACAAAAGCGATCTTCACGGTCCCTCCCGGCACGCCGGCACGGCGCTCGAGTAAACGACTACTCAGTGTGATGAGAACGGGCGAGCATCGCCACAGGGCGTCGCCATCTGTGGAGAACATTGCCCACTGTAGCGAAAGTGAAAACCGTTTTCAGCTACTCGCCCGCAGGCCGCCCAGCCGCCCCAGCCCCAGCCCCAGCCCCAGCGGCAGCGGCAGCGGCAGCGGCAGCGGCAGCGGCAGCGGCAGCGGCAGCGCAATCGGGGCACACCCCGAAGACCTCCACCGTGTGATCCACGTCGACGAAGCCGGCGTCCGCCGCGACGCGCGAGGCCCACTGCTCCACCGCGCGCCCTTCGACCTCCACGCTCCGCCCGCACGAGCGGCAGGTGACATGGTGATGGTGGGCCCTGCTCGCACAGCGGCGATAGAGCGTCTCGCCGTCCTCGTCCCGGATCGTGTCGACCGCGCCGTCCTCGCTGAGCACCATGAGATGGCGGTAGACGGTCGTCAGGCCGATGCGTTCACCCCGGCGGCGGAGCTCGGCATGGATGTCCTGCGCGCTGCGGAACCCGGCAAGGCTCTCGAGGGCGGTGGCCAGCGCCTCGGCCTGTCGTGTCCCGCGGACCCGAGTGCCCCGAACAGGCTGTGACGTCCCCACCCCCGCACCGTAGCAGCGCCGCCCCGCCCCTCCCCCGGGCCGCGGAGAGCCACCGGCGAGGGCTCCCAGAGAATCGGGTCATTCGCCGCTTAGGTCCAGGTGAGATGCGGACCGTACGGTCAAGAGAAGGCAAAGACGCCGTGCCCTCCCCGTACGGCCTGCCTATCGTCCGCGAGACGCATCGCTGACCGTGGTGCCACAGGTCAGGCGGCACCCACCCGCTGAAAGGGAGCAGGATGTCACCCCCTACCACCACCTTCGCCCGATGTACGGCGGTCACGTGCCTCATGCTGCTCCCCTTATTCGTGCGTGCCACGCCCTCCACCGCCGCCCCGGGCCCCGCCGCCGTACCGGTCAGGCGAGCCTGCGCCGTCCCGACGCGCAAGGACCAGATGGCCTGCCTCGCGCTCGTCCGCACCGATACGTCCCACGGCCTGCGGCCGCAGGCCGCACCCGCCGGTCTCGGGGCGTCCGACCTGAGAACCGCCTACGCCCTGCCCGCGGGCGGGTCGGGACGGACGGTCGCGATCGTCGCCGCCTACGACGACCCGAAGGCCGAGGCCGACCTGGCGACCTACCGGTCCCGGTACGGGCTCCCCGCCTGCACCACCGCCGGCGGCTGCTTCACGAAGGTGGACCAGACCGGCGGTCACCACCTGCCGGCCGCCGACCCCGGATGGGCCGAGGAGGAGTCACTGGACCTCGACATGGTCTCGGCGATCTGCCCGGCCTGCCACCTCCTGCTCCTCGAGGCGAACCGGCCGGTCATGGGCGATCTCGGTACGGCGGTCCGCACGGCGGTATCCCTCGGCGCCGGATACGTCTCCAACAGCTACGGGGCGGACGAGCGCGCCACCGACGCCCGATCCGACGCCTCCTACTTCGACCATCCCGGCGTCGCCATCACGGTGGCCTCCGGTGACGACGGGTACGGCGTGGAGTACCCGGCCGCCTCCCGGTACGTCACGGCGGTCGGCGGCACCTCGCTGACCAGGGCGTCCAACGCTCGCGGCTGGAGCGAGACCGCCTGGAACGGCGCGGGCTCCGGCTGCTCCTCCTACGACGCCAAGCCCTCGTGGCAGGCGGGCACCGGGTGTACGCGGCGGAGCATCGCCGACGTCTCGGCCGTCGCCGACCCGAACACCGGCGTGGCGGTCTACGACTCGTACCGGTCCGGCGGCTGGCTGGTCGTCGGCGGTACGAGCGCCTCGGCGCCGATCGTCGCCGGCATCTACGCCCTCGCCGGACCGGTGGCGCCGGGCTCGTACCCGGCATCCTTCCCGTACGAGCACACCGGCGCGCTCAACGACGTCACCTCCGGCGGCGGCTCCTGCGCCCCGTCGTACCGGTGCACGGCGAGCACCGGATACGACGGCCCGACCGGGCTCGGTACGCCGCGCGGCGTCAAGGCCTTCGCCGACGACGGCACTGACTGAAAACCGGTCGCTAAGAGCGGAGGCAGCGGGCGCTCTGGTCGCACCCGGAGGTGTCCCCGCCTTCGGCTACTTCGACGACGACACCAACCGCCACGTGCTGACCGAGGTGCGCCAGCGCGCTCAGGCCGGGCGGGCTGCTCGCGATGGCGTCGGCCTGCTCACCTTCACCGAGCTGCGGGGCTGGTTGCGGGACGCCGGGTTCGACGAGGTCACCGGCCACGACGAGAACGGTGACCCGCTGTGCCCGTACAGCCGGCGGATGATCGTGGTCGCCCGCCGCTGATGACACCGCGGCGGGGGGCCACACCCGGGGGTCGGTCAGCGGAACCCGACGATCGAACGCGGCGTGTAGTGCTCCTCGATCCGGGCGACCTCGTCATCGCTCAACGACAGCGTGAGGGCGGCCACCGCGTCGTCGAGGTGCGAGGCCTTCGTCATGCCGACGATGGGCGCGGCCACGGACGGGTGGCGCAGGACCCAGGCCAGGGCGACGTGAGCGGCCGCCACGCCGCGGGAGGAGGCGACCTGCGCCACCGCTTCGACGATCTTGCGGTCGCCCTCCTGGTACAGGGACTTGCCGAACTCGTCCGTCTCGCTGCGGGCGCTGGTCGCGTCCCAGTCGCGGGCGAGGCGGCCTCGTGCCAGCGGGCTCCACGGGATCACGCCGATGCCCTGGTCGGCGCACAGCGGCAGCATCTCGCGCTCCTCCTCGCGGTGGAGGAGGTTGTAGTGGTTCTGCATCGTGCTGAATCGCGTCCAGCCGTGCTGCGCGGACGTGTAGAGCGCCTTGGAGAACTGCCACGCGTACATCGACGACGCGCCGATGTAGCGCGCCTTGCCCGCCTTCACCACGTCATGCAGGGCTTCGAGGGTCTCCTCGATCGGGGTGTGGTGGTCCCAGCGGTGGATCTGGTAGAGGTCGACGTAGTCCGTGCCCAGCCGCCGCAGGCTGTTGTCGATCTCGCTCATGATCGCTTTACGGGACAGGCCCGCGCCGTTCGGGCCCTTGTGCATCCGGCCGTGCACCTTGGTCGCCAGGACGATCTCGTCGCGCCGGGCGTGCTCCCACAGCAGCCGCCCGGTGATCTCCTCGCTGGTGCCGTCGGAGTAGACGTTCGCGGTGTCGAAGAAGTTGATGCCGGCTTCGAGCGCGCCGCGGATGAGCGGGCGGGCCTCTTCCTCGTCGAGCGACCAGGGGTGGCCGCCGCGGCCGGGCACGCCGAAGCTCATGCACCCCACGCAGATCGGCGACACGTCCAGCCCTGTCGAACCCAGTTTCACGTAGTCCATGAAGTCAGTCTCTCTCCGCGCGCCGCCGCGGCGTCAACTCCAGATCGTCACGTACACCGGCGGGCGGAACCGTGACGGCGGAGAGCCGGTCCCCGCCGACTGCATGAGGTGCATGGCCTCCGGGGTGCCGAGGAAACGCCGGAACGCCCCGGCCGTCGCCGACCGCCGCTCGGACGTGAGCGTCGTCGCGTACCAGGCGCCGGCCACGGGAGTGACGGGCGTGGTCACCACGACCAGGTCACCGCGCCGCAGCTGCGGGGCGACGAGATGGGCGAAGGCGGGCGCGACGCCGGCGCCGTCCGCGGCGGCGGTCCAGGCGGCCGTCTGGTTCGGGAACACACGGATGCGGGAGTCGGGCACCCGCAACCGCTTCAGCAGCCGGCCCGTGTCGCTCTCGTCGTCGGTGCCGGCCGGGTCGACCAGCCAGATCACGTCACTGCGCAGCGGTCTGCGCCCGGACCCGACGACGATCAGCTTCGTCCGCAGGACCGGCTCGCTGACCAGGCTCGGGTCCGTACGCAGGGGGGGTCCGAGCGCGAGGTCGCTCAGGCGGTTCGCGACGAGCACGGCCATCTCGTCGGTGGCGGCCACCCCGGCGGAGCCGTCGACCTTCCTGGCGGACCTCGTGACGAAGGCGTCGATGAGCGGGCCGCTGACGAACTCGGCGATGGTGCTGCTGGCCACGATCCGCAGCGGCTCCGGCGCTCCCTGCGCCGCGCGTACGGTCGCCTCCGCCTCGGCACCCAACGCCACCATCTGGGAGGCGATGCCCAGCAGCCGGGTGCCGCCCGGGGTGAGGGTCATGCCCGACGGGCCGCGGGTGACGAGCGGGTCGCCGAGATGCTGACGCAGGGCACTGAGTGCCTGCGAGACCGCGGGCTCGCTCACGTCGAGGGTGCGTGCCGCCGCCTTCACCGAGCCCAGCCGGGCGACCAGCACGAAAACGCTCAGCTGCGTCAGGGTCACGAACGTCAGTGTGAACCCTCCGTGGCCTGGTTGTTAAGGGATCGATTATCCGGATGTTGTGCGTGTGCCCCTCTAGGGGCGAAGCTCATGACGACGCGCCCCGCGGCGGTGAACGCTGCCGTGGCACAGATCCCTGGGGAGGGCCATGCAGGTTCCCTCGCATTTCGAGTACGAGCGGGCGGCCGATGTCGAGGAGGCGCTCGCGCTACTCGCGAGGTACGGACCCGAGGCGCGCGTGCTCGCCGGGGGCCACAGCCTGTTGCCCATGATGAAGCTACGGCTCGCCGCGCCGGACGCCCTGATCGACATCAACGACGTCAGTGAGCTGTCCTACATCCGCGTCGAGCGCGACGAGCTGCTCGTGGGCGCGCTCGTACGCCACGCGGAGCTGCTCGACTCGCCTCTCGCCGCCGAGCATTTCCCGATCTTCGGTGATGCCGAACGCGTCATCGCGGATCCGCTCGTACGCAACCGCGGCACCATCGGCGGGTCGCTCTGCCAGGCCGATCCGTCCGAGGACCTGTCCGCCGCGTTCGCCGCGGTACGGGCGTCGGCCGTCATCCGGAACGCCGAGGGCAGCCGTACGGTGCCGTTGCGCGAGTTCCACGTCGGCCCGTACCAGACGGTGGTCGGCGACGGTGAGCTGCTGACGGAGTTCCGGGTGCCGATCAGACCCGGGGCAGGCGGGGGGCGGGGACGACACGGCAGCGCGTACGAGAAGGTGGACCGGCGGGCCGGCGACTGGGCGCTCGCGGCGGCCGGGGCAGCCATCTGGCTGGACGGCGGAAAGGTCGCCGATGTCGGCATCGGCCTGACCGCCGTGGGCGCCAGGCACTTCGTCGCCGCCGAGGCGGAGGACTACCTTCGCGGACGCCCCGCCGACGACGAGTCCTTCGCCCAGGCCGGGCGGATCGCGGCCGAGCACTGCGAGCCGTCGGCCGACCAGCGCGGGCCGGCCGACTACAAACGGCATCTCGCCGGCGAGCTCACCACACGAGCGCTGCGGCGTGCGGCGGAAAGAGCGCGGACATGAAGATCACGGTCACCGTGAACGGCGAGGAGTACGAGCGTGACGTGGAGCCCCGGC
It encodes:
- a CDS encoding SCO5389 family protein: MSLTVSPQLVQEAQRGDVDDAAFIDCIRDSLPYAWKVVTGLIEDLRTGDAEFADNQTPPPDEQARGQLLRMMASDAMRSAIERHFDVRLAFQNCHRAAAFRPDARSAYEDFVTTRAQILNQSPELVDC
- a CDS encoding FAD binding domain-containing protein; this encodes MQVPSHFEYERAADVEEALALLARYGPEARVLAGGHSLLPMMKLRLAAPDALIDINDVSELSYIRVERDELLVGALVRHAELLDSPLAAEHFPIFGDAERVIADPLVRNRGTIGGSLCQADPSEDLSAAFAAVRASAVIRNAEGSRTVPLREFHVGPYQTVVGDGELLTEFRVPIRPGAGGGRGRHGSAYEKVDRRAGDWALAAAGAAIWLDGGKVADVGIGLTAVGARHFVAAEAEDYLRGRPADDESFAQAGRIAAEHCEPSADQRGPADYKRHLAGELTTRALRRAAERART
- a CDS encoding ATP-binding protein — encoded protein: MKIAFVGKGGSGKTTLSSLFIRHLVAAEAPVVAIDADINQHLGVALGLDEDEAAAIPAMGEHLLEIKTYLRGANRRISSPRAMVKTTPPGAGSKLLRPRGDDFIHSRLSVDVAGASLMATGPFTDEDLGVACYHSKTGAVELYLNHLVDGPGDYVVVDCTAGAESFASGMFTRFDLTFLVAEPTRKGVAVYRQWVEYAKDYDVVLRVVGNKVHGLDDVAFLREHVGDALLCCLGQSAAVRGLEQGRPFDIEDLDEHDRAALATLRTEVDAQPKDWEKFTRQAIEFHVKNARAWANAAVGEDLEAQVDPGFALGGASLMAGSS
- a CDS encoding S53 family peptidase, with translation MRATPSTAAPGPAAVPVRRACAVPTRKDQMACLALVRTDTSHGLRPQAAPAGLGASDLRTAYALPAGGSGRTVAIVAAYDDPKAEADLATYRSRYGLPACTTAGGCFTKVDQTGGHHLPAADPGWAEEESLDLDMVSAICPACHLLLLEANRPVMGDLGTAVRTAVSLGAGYVSNSYGADERATDARSDASYFDHPGVAITVASGDDGYGVEYPAASRYVTAVGGTSLTRASNARGWSETAWNGAGSGCSSYDAKPSWQAGTGCTRRSIADVSAVADPNTGVAVYDSYRSGGWLVVGGTSASAPIVAGIYALAGPVAPGSYPASFPYEHTGALNDVTSGGGSCAPSYRCTASTGYDGPTGLGTPRGVKAFADDGTD
- a CDS encoding LysR family transcriptional regulator, which gives rise to MTLTQLSVFVLVARLGSVKAAARTLDVSEPAVSQALSALRQHLGDPLVTRGPSGMTLTPGGTRLLGIASQMVALGAEAEATVRAAQGAPEPLRIVASSTIAEFVSGPLIDAFVTRSARKVDGSAGVAATDEMAVLVANRLSDLALGPPLRTDPSLVSEPVLRTKLIVVGSGRRPLRSDVIWLVDPAGTDDESDTGRLLKRLRVPDSRIRVFPNQTAAWTAAADGAGVAPAFAHLVAPQLRRGDLVVVTTPVTPVAGAWYATTLTSERRSATAGAFRRFLGTPEAMHLMQSAGTGSPPSRFRPPVYVTIWS
- a CDS encoding L,D-transpeptidase family protein; translated protein: MAAGAAAIALLVTGCGGKSKDHPASSSGGAPAAGKLPQATTFATLKNIAKDSGAGADGTVAHPTTALPVSATPGGPPVATLPAKELGGPTWVPVVETKPGWDRVLLPSRPNGSTGWIASDKVQKAKSPYTVKVDTSARRLSLLKSGRSLGTWTVAVGAPKTPTPAGRTFILASLAPSKPTYSPLILPVGAHSESLDTFGGGPGTVAFHGWPQKSVFGQAVTHGCVRVPADALNLLAKVPLGTPVTISN
- a CDS encoding IS5 family transposase (programmed frameshift) codes for the protein MVRRHELSDEQWQVIEPLLPVSGAAGRPRVDDRRVINGMLFKAKTGVAWRDLPERYGPWKTVYNRFWRWSRNGTLTMLVSKAQVIAEAIDELDREVSVDSSIVRAHQHAAGARRLAAGRTGGTIAGRAGRTRVDHAIGRSRGGVTTKIHLACDGHGRPLSVVLTGGNVNDCTMFEQVMAGICIRRHPAQRPGRPWRRPVRVIADKGYSSRAIRAYLRRRGIAATIPERVDQQAGRRRRGSQGGRPPAFDPRVYRRRNVVERCFNRLKQYRAIATRYDKTAQSYQGMIDLATLLIWL
- a CDS encoding Fur family transcriptional regulator — protein: MGTSQPVRGTRVRGTRQAEALATALESLAGFRSAQDIHAELRRRGERIGLTTVYRHLMVLSEDGAVDTIRDEDGETLYRRCASRAHHHHVTCRSCGRSVEVEGRAVEQWASRVAADAGFVDVDHTVEVFGVCPDCAAAAAAAAAAAAAAAAAGAGAGAGAAGRPAGE
- a CDS encoding aldo/keto reductase gives rise to the protein MDYVKLGSTGLDVSPICVGCMSFGVPGRGGHPWSLDEEEARPLIRGALEAGINFFDTANVYSDGTSEEITGRLLWEHARRDEIVLATKVHGRMHKGPNGAGLSRKAIMSEIDNSLRRLGTDYVDLYQIHRWDHHTPIEETLEALHDVVKAGKARYIGASSMYAWQFSKALYTSAQHGWTRFSTMQNHYNLLHREEEREMLPLCADQGIGVIPWSPLARGRLARDWDATSARSETDEFGKSLYQEGDRKIVEAVAQVASSRGVAAAHVALAWVLRHPSVAAPIVGMTKASHLDDAVAALTLSLSDDEVARIEEHYTPRSIVGFR